Proteins from one Choloepus didactylus isolate mChoDid1 chromosome 4, mChoDid1.pri, whole genome shotgun sequence genomic window:
- the IVD gene encoding isovaleryl-CoA dehydrogenase, mitochondrial isoform X2 produces MANAAWLLGRREISRRLRWWVPPLAGLVSRRAHSLLPVDDAINGLNDEQKQLRQTMVKFLQENLAPKAQEIDQSNEFKNLREFWKQLGSLGVLGITAPVQYGGSGLGYLEHVLVMEEISRASGAVGLSYGAHSNLCINQIVRNGNEAQKEKYLPKLISGEFIGALAMSEPNAGSDVVSMKLKAEKKGDDYILNGNKFWITNGPDADVLVVYAKTDLAAVPASRGITAFIVEKGMPGFSTSKKLDKLGMRGSNTCELIFEDCQVPATNILGCLSKGVYVLMSGLDLERLVLAGGPLGLMQAVLDHTIPYLHMREAFGQKIGHFQLMQGKMADMYTRLMACRQYVYNVAKACDEGHCTAKDCAGVILYTAECATQVALDGIQCFGGNGYINDFPMGRFLRDAKLYEIGAGTSEVRRLVIGRAFNADFH; encoded by the exons ATGGCGAACGCAGCTTGGCTGCTGGGGCGGCGGGAGATAAGCCGGAGGCTGCGGTGGTGGGTACCGCCGCTCGCGGGCCTAGTTTCCCGACGGGCCCACTCGCTATTGCCCGTGGACGATGCGATCAACGGGCTGAACGACGAGCAGAAGCAG CTTCGACAGACCATGGTTAAGTTTCTTCAGGAAAACTTGGCCCCCAAGGCCCAGGAGATTGATCAGAGCAACGAGTTCAAGAACCTGCGC GAGTTTTGGAAGCAACTGGGGAGCCTGGGAGTATTGGGCATCACAGCCCCTG TTCAGTATGGTGGCTCAGGACTGGGCTACCTGGAACATGTTCTAGTGATGGAGGAGATCTCCCGAGCTTCTGGAGCAGTAGGACTCAGTTACGGTGCCCACTCCAACCTCTGCATCAACCAAATTGTGCGCAATGGGAATGAGGCCCAGAAGGAGAAATACCTCCCCAAG CTGATCAGCGGTGAGTTCATTGGAGCCTTGGCCATGAGTGAGCCCAATGCTGGCTCTGATGTTGTCTCCATGAAGctcaaagcagaaaagaaag GAGATGACTACATCCTCAATGGCAACAAGTTCTGGATTACTAATGGCCCTGATGCTGACGTCCTTGTTGTCTATGCCAAGACAGATCTGGCTGCTGTGCCAGCTTCTCGGGGTATCACAGCCTTCATCGTGGAGAAG GGCATGCCTGGCTTCAGCACCTCCAAGAAGCTGGACAAGCTGGGGATGAGGGGCTCTAACACCTGTGAGCTAATCTTTGAAGACTGCCAAGTTCCTG CTACCAACATCCTGGGCTGTTTGAGTAAGGGTGTCTACGTGCTGATGAGCGGGCTGGACCTGGAGCGGCTGGTGCTGGCCGGCGGGCCCCTTGG GCTCATGCAAGCCGTCCTCGACCACACCATTCCCTACTTGCACATGAGGGAAGCCTTTGGCCAGAAGATTGGCCACTTCCAA CTGATGCAGGGGAAGATGGCCGACATGTACACCCGCCTCATGGCATGTCGGCAGTATGTCTACAATGTCGCCAAGGCATGCGACGAAGGCCACTGCACTGCCAAG gactgcgCGGGGGTGATTCTTTACACAGCTGAATGCGCCACACAGGTAGCCCTGGACGGCATCCAGTGTTTCG GTGGCAATGGCTACATCAACGACTTCCCCATGGGCCGTTTCCTGCGAGATGCCAAGCTGTACGAGATTGGGGCTGGAACCAGTGAAGTGAGGCGACTGGTCATTGGCAGAGCCTTCAACGCAGACTTCCACTAG
- the IVD gene encoding isovaleryl-CoA dehydrogenase, mitochondrial isoform X1 yields the protein MANAAWLLGRREISRRLRWWVPPLAGLVSRRAHSLLPVDDAINGLNDEQKQLRQTMVKFLQENLAPKAQEIDQSNEFKNLREFWKQLGSLGVLGITAPVQYGGSGLGYLEHVLVMEEISRASGAVGLSYGAHSNLCINQIVRNGNEAQKEKYLPKLISGEFIGALAMSEPNAGSDVVSMKLKAEKKGDDYILNGNKFWITNGPDADVLVVYAKTDLAAVPASRGITAFIVEKGSLGAGENEKETLEESDGRLAKKQSGEDGSSPKMVELSTEPGDPERSRKMRTEKRPLDLATRTSLVNLGMPGFSTSKKLDKLGMRGSNTCELIFEDCQVPATNILGCLSKGVYVLMSGLDLERLVLAGGPLGLMQAVLDHTIPYLHMREAFGQKIGHFQLMQGKMADMYTRLMACRQYVYNVAKACDEGHCTAKDCAGVILYTAECATQVALDGIQCFGGNGYINDFPMGRFLRDAKLYEIGAGTSEVRRLVIGRAFNADFH from the exons ATGGCGAACGCAGCTTGGCTGCTGGGGCGGCGGGAGATAAGCCGGAGGCTGCGGTGGTGGGTACCGCCGCTCGCGGGCCTAGTTTCCCGACGGGCCCACTCGCTATTGCCCGTGGACGATGCGATCAACGGGCTGAACGACGAGCAGAAGCAG CTTCGACAGACCATGGTTAAGTTTCTTCAGGAAAACTTGGCCCCCAAGGCCCAGGAGATTGATCAGAGCAACGAGTTCAAGAACCTGCGC GAGTTTTGGAAGCAACTGGGGAGCCTGGGAGTATTGGGCATCACAGCCCCTG TTCAGTATGGTGGCTCAGGACTGGGCTACCTGGAACATGTTCTAGTGATGGAGGAGATCTCCCGAGCTTCTGGAGCAGTAGGACTCAGTTACGGTGCCCACTCCAACCTCTGCATCAACCAAATTGTGCGCAATGGGAATGAGGCCCAGAAGGAGAAATACCTCCCCAAG CTGATCAGCGGTGAGTTCATTGGAGCCTTGGCCATGAGTGAGCCCAATGCTGGCTCTGATGTTGTCTCCATGAAGctcaaagcagaaaagaaag GAGATGACTACATCCTCAATGGCAACAAGTTCTGGATTACTAATGGCCCTGATGCTGACGTCCTTGTTGTCTATGCCAAGACAGATCTGGCTGCTGTGCCAGCTTCTCGGGGTATCACAGCCTTCATCGTGGAGAAG GGTTCCTTGGGTGCGGGCGAGAATGAAAAGGAGACTCTTGAGGAGTCCGATGGGAGATTAGCTAAAAAGCAGTCTGGGGAAGATGGGTCAAGTCCAAAGATGGTGGAGCTGTCTACAGAGCCAGGAGATCCAGAGAGGTCCAGGAAGATGAGGACTGAAAAGAGGCCACTGGATTTGGCAACCAGGACATCGTTGGTGAACTTG GGCATGCCTGGCTTCAGCACCTCCAAGAAGCTGGACAAGCTGGGGATGAGGGGCTCTAACACCTGTGAGCTAATCTTTGAAGACTGCCAAGTTCCTG CTACCAACATCCTGGGCTGTTTGAGTAAGGGTGTCTACGTGCTGATGAGCGGGCTGGACCTGGAGCGGCTGGTGCTGGCCGGCGGGCCCCTTGG GCTCATGCAAGCCGTCCTCGACCACACCATTCCCTACTTGCACATGAGGGAAGCCTTTGGCCAGAAGATTGGCCACTTCCAA CTGATGCAGGGGAAGATGGCCGACATGTACACCCGCCTCATGGCATGTCGGCAGTATGTCTACAATGTCGCCAAGGCATGCGACGAAGGCCACTGCACTGCCAAG gactgcgCGGGGGTGATTCTTTACACAGCTGAATGCGCCACACAGGTAGCCCTGGACGGCATCCAGTGTTTCG GTGGCAATGGCTACATCAACGACTTCCCCATGGGCCGTTTCCTGCGAGATGCCAAGCTGTACGAGATTGGGGCTGGAACCAGTGAAGTGAGGCGACTGGTCATTGGCAGAGCCTTCAACGCAGACTTCCACTAG